Proteins encoded by one window of Cylindrospermum stagnale PCC 7417:
- a CDS encoding type II toxin-antitoxin system Phd/YefM family antitoxin: MLNIIRDIHSLSSFKRNTSEFLQQMKQTGQPVVLTVNGKAELVVQDAESYQKLLELLEQLETIAGIRKGLEDIDAGKTRPVEEFEREMQQKYGISS; the protein is encoded by the coding sequence ATGCTAAACATCATTCGAGATATTCACTCTCTTTCTAGCTTCAAGCGCAACACATCTGAATTTCTTCAGCAGATGAAGCAAACGGGACAACCTGTTGTACTAACTGTAAATGGTAAAGCAGAGTTGGTTGTTCAGGATGCTGAGTCGTATCAGAAGCTTTTGGAACTGCTGGAACAGTTGGAAACAATTGCGGGAATTAGAAAGGGGTTAGAGGATATAGACGCAGGTAAGACAAGACCTGTTGAAGAATTTGAGCGAGAAATGCAGCAAAAATATGGCATTTCAAGTTAG
- a CDS encoding type II toxin-antitoxin system RelE/ParE family toxin produces the protein MAFQVRTTEAADAQIEAAYLWLRDYNPAYADQWFRGLMNAIASLQEKPRRCALVSEREVFSEEVRQLFYGKSRSTYRILFAIRDDTVYVLYVRHSSQALLTTDDVDKDE, from the coding sequence ATGGCATTTCAAGTTAGAACAACCGAGGCTGCGGATGCTCAAATTGAGGCAGCATATTTGTGGCTGAGAGATTACAACCCAGCCTATGCAGATCAATGGTTTAGAGGATTGATGAATGCAATCGCCTCTCTTCAGGAAAAACCTCGTCGCTGTGCATTAGTTTCAGAACGTGAAGTATTTTCTGAGGAAGTACGCCAACTCTTTTATGGGAAGTCAAGAAGTACCTACCGGATTTTGTTCGCAATTCGGGATGACACTGTTTATGTGCTTTATGTGCGCCATAGTTCACAAGCACTCTTGACGACTGATGATGTTGATAAGGACGAATGA
- a CDS encoding competence/damage-inducible protein A produces the protein MSSEIICVGTEMLLGDILNSNAQYLAQQLAQLGIPHYYQTVVGDNPERLKQVIEIAASRVQILIFTGGLGPTPDDLTCETIADFFGVPLVEDPEVIEDIAEKFAQRGREMTPSNRKQALIPQGAKVLPNPTGTAPGIIWQPRPNLTIFTFPGVPSEMYRMWEQTAVPFLKSQGWGQEIIHSRSLRFWGIGESALAEKVSAYLNLLNPTVAPYAGKGEVRLRVSAKATSAAAAEELIAPIAKQLIDIAGLDYYGADNETLASVVGKLLRISRETLSVAESCTGGGLGQMLTEISGSSEYFWGGVISYDNSVKVGLLGVNPEDLDKFGAVSATVAEQMAIGVKTRLSTTWGLSITGIAGPTGGTDEKPVGLVYVGLAGPKDEVTSFEYRFGTIRGRALTRHVSANAALDNLRRRLLTR, from the coding sequence ATGAGTTCAGAAATTATTTGTGTTGGTACTGAAATGCTGCTAGGAGATATCCTCAACAGCAATGCTCAATATCTTGCCCAGCAGTTAGCCCAGTTAGGCATCCCCCACTACTATCAAACTGTGGTTGGGGATAATCCAGAAAGACTCAAGCAAGTTATAGAAATTGCTGCTTCCAGAGTACAAATTCTTATTTTTACCGGTGGTCTTGGCCCCACACCAGATGACCTCACTTGTGAAACTATCGCCGATTTTTTTGGTGTCCCCTTGGTAGAAGACCCAGAAGTTATCGAAGATATAGCTGAGAAATTCGCTCAACGCGGTCGGGAAATGACGCCAAGCAACCGCAAACAAGCCTTAATTCCCCAAGGGGCAAAAGTTTTACCCAACCCCACAGGTACTGCACCCGGTATCATTTGGCAACCCCGACCAAATTTAACAATTTTCACCTTTCCCGGTGTTCCTAGTGAAATGTATCGGATGTGGGAACAAACAGCAGTCCCCTTTCTTAAAAGTCAAGGTTGGGGTCAGGAAATTATTCACAGCCGGAGTTTAAGATTTTGGGGAATTGGTGAATCTGCTTTGGCGGAAAAAGTCTCGGCTTACCTGAATTTACTTAATCCGACGGTAGCACCTTATGCAGGTAAGGGAGAAGTCAGGCTGCGAGTTTCTGCTAAAGCAACTTCAGCAGCAGCCGCAGAGGAATTAATTGCACCAATTGCCAAACAACTTATAGATATTGCAGGTTTAGATTATTACGGTGCTGATAATGAAACCCTGGCTTCTGTGGTGGGTAAGTTGTTACGGATATCAAGGGAAACCTTATCGGTGGCTGAATCCTGCACTGGTGGCGGTTTAGGGCAAATGTTGACAGAGATTTCTGGTAGTTCTGAATACTTTTGGGGTGGGGTAATTTCTTACGATAATTCGGTAAAGGTTGGTTTGCTGGGGGTTAACCCAGAAGATTTAGATAAATTTGGGGCTGTGAGTGCGACTGTAGCTGAACAGATGGCCATTGGGGTAAAAACCCGTCTCTCGACTACTTGGGGATTAAGTATTACGGGAATTGCTGGCCCGACTGGGGGAACTGATGAGAAGCCGGTGGGTTTGGTATATGTCGGTTTAGCGGGGCCAAAGGATGAAGTGACCAGTTTTGAGTATCGCTTTGGGACTATCCGGGGACGTGCTTTAACTCGTCATGTGAGTGCAAATGCAGCTTTGGATAATTTGCGCCGGCGGTTGTTGACGAGGTAG
- a CDS encoding Uma2 family endonuclease — MATQLREAKSLTELVISWEALPNDFQLEDEPVENTGQPLLAGALRESLEISGFIKPQMLIASNFGLCATVNEQFIIKAPDWVYVPSVKEFLGNRKSYTPHLEGEIPEIVMEFLSDTEGGEYSVKRTYPPGKWFFYEQILQVPIYIIFEPDSGLLEFYQLENRRYELKQPDENGRHWVETMGLFLGTWQGTKETRPGYWLRWWDEAGNLLPWAVEQIEQERQRAEQERQQKERLIAYLQSQGIDPNNLPPLE; from the coding sequence ATGGCAACCCAACTCCGTGAAGCCAAATCCCTAACTGAACTGGTAATCTCTTGGGAAGCGTTGCCCAACGATTTTCAATTAGAGGATGAACCAGTGGAGAATACCGGTCAACCACTTTTAGCTGGTGCCTTGCGTGAAAGCCTAGAGATTAGTGGATTCATCAAACCCCAGATGTTGATCGCCTCAAATTTTGGTCTTTGTGCAACCGTCAACGAGCAATTTATTATCAAAGCACCTGACTGGGTTTATGTCCCATCAGTTAAAGAATTTTTGGGAAATCGCAAAAGTTATACACCCCATTTAGAAGGTGAGATTCCAGAAATTGTCATGGAATTTCTCTCCGACACAGAAGGGGGTGAATATTCAGTAAAGCGAACTTATCCACCAGGAAAATGGTTTTTCTACGAGCAAATTTTGCAGGTTCCCATCTACATTATTTTTGAACCAGATAGCGGTTTATTGGAATTTTATCAACTAGAAAATAGACGCTATGAGTTAAAGCAACCCGATGAAAACGGCCGTCATTGGGTTGAGACAATGGGCTTATTTTTGGGAACTTGGCAAGGAACAAAAGAAACTCGCCCTGGTTATTGGTTGCGCTGGTGGGATGAAGCGGGGAATTTGTTACCTTGGGCTGTGGAACAAATTGAACAAGAACGCCAACGTGCTGAACAAGAACGCCAGCAAAAAGAACGATTGATTGCTTATTTACAATCTCAAGGTATTGACCCGAATAATTTGCCCCCGTTGGAGTAA
- a CDS encoding glycosyltransferase family 4 protein → MPAQIYHLIAFLVAAVVVLWTTPDVKNIGIKSGRVDQPGDRKVHQRPMVRLGGVSIFAGTFASLLIVWWLGGFGNLSLEKEWQIWGVILGGVGFFLIGLADDLLNLSPLGRLLMQVIVASAAWKAGVSIDFISVPTVGIVNLAGLSLPITIIWLVGMVNAINWIDGLDGLAAGVSGIAAVVMLVVSLFMRQPAAALIAAALAGAALGFLRYNFNPAQIFMGDGGAYFMGFTLAAVGVIGLVKIPAFTAVLLPYLILAVPIVDMSAVILARLRRGKSPFVADKSHLHHRLLQAGLSHRLTVLFIYSLTLWVGSLALAIAGIPSGITYACAATSLLSYAIWRVWRLSRQS, encoded by the coding sequence ATGCCTGCTCAGATTTATCATCTGATTGCCTTCCTAGTCGCCGCAGTAGTCGTTCTCTGGACTACCCCTGATGTCAAAAACATTGGTATCAAAAGCGGACGAGTAGATCAACCAGGCGATCGCAAAGTTCATCAACGTCCGATGGTTCGCCTGGGAGGAGTTTCTATCTTCGCAGGTACTTTTGCCTCCCTATTAATTGTCTGGTGGTTAGGCGGATTTGGCAATTTGTCACTAGAAAAAGAATGGCAAATTTGGGGTGTTATTTTAGGAGGTGTGGGCTTTTTTCTCATCGGTTTAGCAGACGATTTATTAAACCTCTCTCCCCTAGGACGCCTGCTAATGCAAGTGATTGTGGCATCTGCTGCATGGAAAGCAGGCGTAAGTATAGATTTTATTAGCGTTCCCACAGTCGGCATAGTTAACCTAGCAGGGCTAAGTTTACCAATCACAATCATTTGGCTGGTGGGGATGGTCAATGCCATTAACTGGATTGACGGTTTAGATGGATTAGCCGCTGGCGTATCTGGAATTGCCGCTGTAGTGATGTTGGTGGTATCCCTGTTTATGCGCCAACCAGCAGCAGCCCTAATTGCTGCCGCTTTGGCAGGTGCCGCCCTAGGTTTTCTCCGCTATAATTTCAACCCCGCACAAATTTTTATGGGAGATGGCGGGGCTTATTTTATGGGGTTCACCCTAGCCGCTGTCGGTGTAATTGGTTTAGTGAAAATCCCTGCTTTCACTGCTGTGTTATTGCCCTATCTAATTTTGGCAGTCCCAATTGTTGATATGTCAGCCGTGATTTTAGCGCGGTTACGTCGGGGCAAATCGCCTTTTGTGGCGGATAAAAGCCATTTGCATCACCGTCTGCTACAGGCAGGTTTGTCCCACAGATTAACAGTTTTGTTTATTTACTCTTTAACTCTGTGGGTGGGAAGCTTGGCTTTAGCTATTGCTGGCATCCCTAGTGGCATTACTTACGCCTGTGCCGCCACCTCACTTTTAAGTTACGCTATCTGGCGAGTATGGAGACTTTCTCGACAGTCTTGA
- the glyA gene encoding serine hydroxymethyltransferase, which produces MTKTNSDFLTSSDPAIGELINQELQRQRDHLELIASENFTSAAVLAAQGSVLTNKYAEGLPGKRYYGGCEFVDKIEQLAIDRAKQLFGAAHANVQPHSGAQANFAVFLTLLQPGDKIMGMDLSHGGHLTHGSPVNVSGKWFQVCHYGVNQQTEQLDYDQIRELALRERPKLLICGYSAYPRVIDFGKFRSIADEIGAYLLADIAHIAGLVASGLHPNPIPDCDVVTTTTHKTLRGPRGGLILTRDAELGKKLDKSVFPGSQGGPLEHVIAGKAVAFGEALKPEFATYSAQVIENARSLATQLQNRDLKLVSNGTDNHLMLVDLQSIGMTGKRADQLVSGINITANKNTVPFDPQSPFVTSGLRLGSPAMTTRGLGVAEFAEIGNIIADRLLDPDSDTVTHDCRRRVAALCDRFPLYSHLEIPVPVLA; this is translated from the coding sequence GTGACCAAGACTAACTCAGACTTTCTTACATCCTCTGATCCTGCGATTGGGGAGTTAATTAACCAAGAACTACAGCGTCAACGTGACCACTTAGAGTTGATTGCTAGCGAAAACTTTACCTCTGCCGCTGTGCTGGCGGCCCAAGGTTCTGTACTGACAAATAAGTATGCTGAAGGGTTGCCTGGTAAACGCTACTATGGCGGCTGTGAGTTTGTTGATAAAATTGAGCAACTGGCGATAGACCGAGCCAAACAACTGTTTGGTGCTGCTCATGCCAATGTACAACCCCATTCTGGGGCACAAGCGAATTTTGCCGTCTTCTTGACACTGCTGCAACCAGGGGACAAAATCATGGGGATGGATTTGTCTCATGGGGGACATCTCACCCACGGTTCACCAGTAAATGTTTCGGGTAAATGGTTCCAAGTTTGTCACTACGGCGTTAACCAGCAAACAGAACAATTGGATTATGATCAAATTCGCGAGCTGGCGCTAAGGGAGCGTCCTAAGCTGCTGATTTGTGGTTATTCAGCTTATCCCCGTGTCATTGACTTTGGCAAGTTTCGCAGCATCGCTGATGAAATCGGTGCTTACTTACTGGCGGATATTGCTCACATCGCTGGTTTAGTGGCTTCTGGTCTGCATCCCAATCCAATTCCTGATTGTGATGTAGTGACAACAACGACTCATAAAACTTTACGCGGCCCTAGGGGTGGTTTAATCTTGACCCGTGATGCAGAACTCGGTAAAAAGCTAGATAAATCAGTTTTCCCTGGTTCTCAAGGTGGGCCATTGGAACATGTTATTGCTGGTAAGGCAGTAGCTTTTGGCGAAGCTTTGAAGCCAGAGTTCGCCACCTATTCTGCTCAAGTGATTGAAAATGCCCGTTCCTTGGCAACTCAACTGCAAAACCGAGACTTAAAACTAGTGTCTAATGGCACTGATAACCATTTGATGTTAGTGGATTTACAGTCTATTGGCATGACGGGTAAGCGGGCAGATCAGTTGGTGAGTGGGATAAATATTACGGCCAATAAAAATACAGTTCCCTTTGATCCCCAGTCGCCCTTTGTTACTAGTGGTCTGAGGTTGGGTTCTCCAGCTATGACTACGCGGGGCTTGGGAGTTGCAGAATTTGCGGAGATTGGGAATATTATTGCCGATCGCCTGCTTGACCCTGATTCTGACACAGTTACCCATGATTGTCGGCGACGGGTGGCAGCATTGTGCGATCGCTTCCCCTTGTATTCTCACCTAGAAATTCCCGTACCAGTGCTAGCTTAA
- a CDS encoding Tic20 family protein: MTWRGSTTVSDRLFACLPYLLPLIDGLVFGSILLAQFPPLQLLFLPLLPVKAIYDSIGQIGQLLAFFALFLLVVRNEKISHFIRFNAMQAILLDIIIFLCSILLKILVPIPGAGFAIETVANTIFLGVVASVVYSVIQSLSGRYAEIPAISDAVHMQVR; this comes from the coding sequence ATGACTTGGCGCGGGTCTACAACAGTTTCCGACCGACTTTTTGCTTGCTTACCTTATTTACTACCCCTAATTGATGGTCTAGTATTCGGTAGCATTTTGTTGGCACAGTTTCCGCCACTGCAATTGCTATTTTTGCCCCTGCTACCGGTGAAAGCAATTTACGATAGCATAGGACAAATTGGTCAACTGCTCGCGTTCTTCGCTTTATTCCTCTTGGTGGTAAGAAACGAAAAAATAAGTCACTTCATCCGTTTCAACGCTATGCAGGCAATACTTTTGGACATCATTATATTTTTGTGTTCCATACTGCTGAAAATTTTGGTGCCGATTCCTGGTGCGGGATTTGCAATAGAAACGGTAGCTAACACTATCTTTTTAGGCGTAGTAGCATCTGTGGTATATTCTGTTATCCAGTCACTGAGCGGGCGTTATGCGGAAATTCCGGCGATTTCTGATGCTGTGCATATGCAAGTGCGCTAG
- a CDS encoding fumarylacetoacetate hydrolase family protein, producing the protein MAQRYLRVQNQEGQIYYGLLQPSLNVEVLDAPPWLHGQPTDLILEPNNYQILAPCAPSKIVAVGKNYADHAAEMGTSVPAEPLLFLKPPTSIIASETEIKYPRQSQRVDYEGELAVVIGSSTCDCTPELAQTKIWGYTIANDVTARDLQKQDGQWTRAKGFDTFCPLGPWVVRELNPGAKLQTFLNDDPNPVQSACIDQMVFPPDFLVSYISQVMTLLPGDVVLTGTPFGVGALHLGDRVRVEIEGIGRLENTVVAR; encoded by the coding sequence ATGGCGCAACGCTATTTGCGAGTTCAAAATCAAGAAGGACAGATTTACTATGGGTTACTACAACCATCCCTGAATGTGGAAGTGTTGGATGCTCCACCTTGGTTGCATGGCCAACCCACTGATTTAATCTTGGAACCAAATAATTACCAAATTCTGGCGCCTTGTGCGCCCTCAAAAATTGTGGCGGTAGGCAAGAATTATGCAGACCATGCTGCTGAAATGGGAACTTCTGTGCCTGCTGAACCATTGCTCTTTCTGAAGCCACCTACATCTATCATCGCCTCAGAGACGGAAATTAAGTATCCTCGCCAGTCGCAACGGGTAGATTATGAAGGAGAGTTGGCAGTCGTGATTGGCTCGAGCACCTGTGACTGTACACCAGAGTTAGCCCAAACCAAAATTTGGGGTTATACCATCGCCAATGATGTGACAGCGCGGGATTTACAAAAACAAGATGGTCAATGGACAAGAGCCAAAGGTTTTGATACTTTCTGTCCCTTGGGGCCTTGGGTGGTAAGGGAATTAAATCCAGGAGCCAAATTGCAGACTTTTTTGAATGACGACCCGAACCCAGTGCAATCTGCCTGTATCGATCAGATGGTGTTTCCCCCAGACTTTCTGGTGTCCTATATCAGTCAAGTGATGACGCTGTTGCCAGGGGATGTAGTGTTAACGGGTACGCCCTTTGGAGTTGGTGCATTGCACTTAGGCGATCGCGTGCGCGTAGAAATTGAAGGTATCGGCCGCCTAGAAAATACCGTGGTAGCCCGTTAA
- the rpsF gene encoding 30S ribosomal protein S6: MTTVYETMYILRPDLGDEQVEQAITKYQSLLREQGSEEIQIQNRGKRRLAYEIKKHRDGIYIQFNYTAPAKAIAPLERAMRLSEEVIRYLTVKQEVHEEKPAKVAATV, from the coding sequence ATGACGACAGTTTACGAGACAATGTACATCCTGCGCCCTGACTTGGGAGACGAGCAGGTAGAGCAAGCAATTACTAAATACCAAAGCTTGCTCCGTGAACAAGGATCTGAGGAGATCCAAATTCAAAATCGTGGCAAGCGTCGTCTTGCTTATGAAATCAAAAAGCACCGGGATGGCATCTACATCCAATTCAACTACACGGCACCCGCAAAAGCGATCGCTCCATTAGAACGGGCTATGCGATTAAGCGAAGAAGTGATTCGCTATTTAACAGTTAAGCAAGAAGTCCACGAAGAAAAACCAGCTAAAGTTGCGGCAACCGTCTAG
- a CDS encoding Npun_F5560 family protein codes for MSQSDTPNIQALSTEVSQLRQELQLRDQLVQQLSQELFRLVKGNTNFMPQRSEPERDLSQLQALREQLQAVEQQVTFYQEQITVRDAEIYQLRQSVQELTDRSRMLEQVVQELPQIYRRKFEERMAPVREKVTVLQRENRQLQAELQSVSYRLAVKTRHTTHSGIDLPNFPRTASGQSNMSTPQNA; via the coding sequence GTGAGCCAATCTGACACCCCCAACATCCAAGCTCTTTCTACGGAAGTATCGCAGTTGCGCCAAGAGTTGCAACTTCGCGATCAATTAGTACAGCAGCTATCTCAAGAACTCTTCCGGCTGGTAAAAGGAAATACTAATTTCATGCCCCAGCGCTCGGAGCCAGAGCGGGATCTGAGTCAGTTGCAGGCTTTACGAGAACAACTCCAAGCTGTTGAACAGCAGGTGACGTTCTACCAAGAGCAAATTACAGTTCGTGACGCCGAAATTTACCAATTGCGCCAGTCAGTGCAAGAACTCACTGATCGCAGTCGGATGTTGGAGCAAGTAGTACAGGAGTTACCGCAAATTTACCGCCGTAAGTTTGAGGAACGTATGGCTCCAGTGCGAGAAAAGGTGACAGTGCTACAACGGGAAAATCGCCAACTACAGGCTGAGCTGCAAAGCGTGAGTTACCGTTTAGCAGTAAAAACCCGGCATACTACTCATAGCGGCATTGATTTGCCAAACTTTCCCCGCACGGCATCTGGACAAAGTAATATGTCTACTCCCCAGAATGCCTAA
- a CDS encoding STAS domain-containing protein → MTLTQERQVILFEPQGAIDLQGGMALSEKMAAIKPQADQLWVIDLAAVDFMDSSGLVPLVIGLKAARQSGCRLVLCNVQTPVRLILELTQLDSVFEIFNSEEDILSIVKDNNFVLAD, encoded by the coding sequence ATGACTCTGACACAAGAACGCCAAGTGATTTTGTTCGAACCCCAAGGAGCTATAGACTTACAGGGTGGTATGGCTTTGAGCGAAAAGATGGCTGCAATAAAGCCCCAAGCCGATCAACTCTGGGTTATCGATCTAGCGGCAGTGGATTTCATGGATAGCTCTGGACTAGTCCCCTTGGTAATAGGACTCAAAGCCGCACGCCAGAGTGGTTGTCGCTTAGTTCTTTGCAACGTACAAACCCCTGTACGATTGATTTTGGAACTTACCCAACTGGATTCAGTGTTTGAAATTTTTAACAGCGAGGAAGATATCTTATCTATCGTTAAGGATAACAATTTTGTGCTAGCAGACTAA
- a CDS encoding DedA family protein — MSFELISLENIQEVAHSYGYWAIFLGILLENLGIPLPGETVTLVGGFLAGSDELNYWLVLGDAVAGAVIGGNCGYWIGRVGGWPFLLKVGSLFRISEVRLLSIKDQFSENAGKAVFFGRFFALLRIFAAPLAGIAEMSFGKFFLYNLAGASAWASAMVTLAFFAGRIISLEQLVAWVSQFAIAALLILIAVIVVPLWWESRQVKHQAGE; from the coding sequence ATGTCTTTTGAGCTGATTTCACTAGAAAATATCCAGGAAGTTGCCCACAGTTACGGCTATTGGGCAATTTTCTTGGGAATTTTGCTAGAAAATTTGGGCATTCCTCTTCCTGGTGAAACCGTGACTCTAGTAGGTGGTTTCCTCGCTGGTAGCGATGAACTAAACTACTGGCTGGTTCTCGGTGATGCCGTTGCTGGTGCTGTAATTGGCGGCAATTGCGGTTATTGGATTGGGAGAGTAGGCGGTTGGCCTTTCCTGTTAAAAGTTGGTAGTCTCTTCCGGATTTCTGAAGTTCGACTGCTGAGTATTAAAGATCAATTTAGTGAAAATGCTGGTAAAGCTGTATTTTTTGGGCGTTTTTTCGCCTTATTAAGAATTTTTGCGGCACCACTAGCTGGGATAGCTGAAATGTCCTTTGGAAAATTCTTTTTATACAACTTGGCAGGGGCCAGTGCTTGGGCTAGTGCGATGGTGACATTAGCTTTCTTTGCTGGCAGAATTATCTCCCTAGAGCAGTTGGTTGCCTGGGTGAGTCAATTTGCGATCGCCGCATTACTAATTTTAATTGCCGTGATCGTTGTGCCCCTGTGGTGGGAGTCCCGCCAAGTTAAGCATCAAGCTGGTGAGTAG
- a CDS encoding argininosuccinate synthase encodes MGRAKKVVLAYSGGVDTSVCIPYLIKEWGVDEVITLAADLGQGDELEPIREKALKSGASESLVADVKDSFVKDYAFPAIQANALYENRYPLGTALARPLIAKILVEAAAKYGADAIAHGCTGKGNDQVRFDVSCAALNPNLKILAPAREWGMSREQTIAYGEKFGIPAPVKKSSPYSIDKNLLGRSIEAGSLEDPAVEPPEEIYQMTKAIADTPNEPEYIEIGFEKGLPTTLNGTAKNPVELIEQLNQVVGNHGIGRIDMIENRLVGIKSREIYESPAMLVLIQSHRDLESLTLTADVSHYKRGLEETYTQLVYNGLWYSPLKAALDAFIQKTQERVSGVVRVKLFKGNATIVGRWSDKSLYSPDLATYGAEDQFDHKAAEGFIYVWGLPTRIWAQQTRG; translated from the coding sequence ATGGGTCGCGCCAAAAAGGTTGTCCTGGCATATTCTGGTGGAGTTGATACTTCTGTTTGCATCCCCTACCTGATCAAAGAGTGGGGAGTTGATGAGGTGATTACACTTGCAGCAGATTTAGGTCAGGGAGATGAATTAGAGCCAATTCGAGAAAAAGCGCTGAAATCGGGTGCAAGTGAATCTCTGGTGGCGGATGTCAAAGACAGCTTCGTTAAAGATTACGCTTTCCCAGCGATTCAAGCTAATGCTCTTTATGAAAATCGCTATCCTCTAGGAACTGCCCTAGCTCGGCCGCTGATTGCCAAAATATTAGTAGAAGCTGCGGCAAAATACGGTGCTGATGCGATCGCACACGGTTGCACTGGCAAGGGTAATGATCAGGTACGCTTTGATGTCTCCTGTGCCGCTCTAAATCCCAATCTGAAGATACTCGCACCAGCAAGGGAATGGGGCATGAGTCGTGAGCAAACCATCGCCTATGGTGAGAAATTTGGCATCCCCGCACCAGTCAAAAAATCCTCTCCCTACAGTATTGATAAAAATTTGCTCGGTCGGAGCATCGAAGCTGGTTCGCTGGAAGATCCAGCCGTCGAACCACCAGAAGAAATTTATCAAATGACTAAAGCGATCGCCGACACACCCAATGAGCCAGAATACATTGAAATCGGCTTTGAAAAAGGTCTTCCTACCACGCTCAACGGTACAGCCAAAAACCCAGTTGAATTAATTGAACAACTCAATCAGGTGGTAGGAAATCACGGCATTGGGCGAATCGACATGATTGAAAACCGCTTAGTGGGCATCAAATCGCGGGAAATATACGAATCACCTGCCATGTTGGTGCTAATTCAGTCCCACCGCGATTTAGAAAGCCTAACTTTGACAGCTGATGTCAGCCACTATAAACGGGGACTAGAAGAGACTTATACGCAACTTGTGTACAACGGGCTGTGGTACAGTCCACTCAAAGCCGCATTAGATGCCTTCATTCAAAAGACACAAGAGCGAGTGTCTGGAGTTGTGCGGGTGAAACTTTTCAAAGGCAATGCCACAATAGTCGGTCGTTGGAGTGATAAATCCCTCTACAGCCCCGACTTAGCAACCTACGGCGCAGAAGACCAATTTGACCATAAGGCAGCTGAAGGCTTTATCTACGTTTGGGGGCTACCAACGCGGATTTGGGCACAGCAAACTAGAGGCTAG
- a CDS encoding glycosyltransferase family 2 protein produces the protein MSKSVVGETVFFSVVIPTYNRQPILSKCLRALEMQDLSDVETFHETSLQGYEIVLVDDGSTDGTLEWLATNKEEFPHVRSFQQDHAGPAAARNLGVEKALGDTIIFIDSDLVVLKNFLRSHFEALVRGEEKLGCDRFFTYGAVINTANFDNPTAEPYKITDFSAAFFATGNVAIPKHWLEKAGLFDTGFQLYGWEDLELGVRLKKLGLQLIKCPEAVGYHWHPPFNLAQIPRLIDQEIQRGRMGVLFYQKHPTWEVKMMIQMTWFHRLLWGILSLNGALNERTMAPFLQWLIDLGKPQLALEIARIFLNWYNVKGVYAAYQEMGKGE, from the coding sequence ATGAGTAAAAGTGTTGTGGGTGAGACTGTGTTTTTCAGCGTTGTGATACCAACTTACAATCGCCAGCCGATTTTGTCTAAGTGCCTCCGTGCCTTGGAAATGCAGGATTTGAGTGATGTAGAGACGTTTCATGAAACGTCTCTCCAAGGTTATGAAATAGTTTTGGTAGATGATGGCTCTACTGATGGCACATTGGAGTGGTTAGCGACTAATAAAGAAGAATTTCCCCATGTGCGAAGCTTTCAACAAGATCATGCTGGCCCCGCTGCGGCGCGAAATTTGGGGGTAGAGAAGGCGCTGGGAGACACAATTATTTTTATTGATAGCGATTTGGTGGTGCTGAAAAACTTTCTGCGATCGCATTTTGAGGCGTTGGTGCGGGGAGAAGAGAAGTTGGGATGCGATCGCTTTTTTACCTACGGTGCAGTCATTAACACTGCTAATTTTGACAACCCCACCGCCGAACCCTATAAAATCACAGATTTTTCCGCCGCCTTCTTTGCTACTGGTAATGTCGCCATTCCCAAACATTGGTTAGAAAAAGCGGGATTATTCGACACAGGCTTTCAACTTTATGGCTGGGAAGATTTAGAACTAGGCGTCAGGCTAAAAAAGCTAGGTTTACAACTAATTAAATGTCCTGAAGCTGTCGGTTATCATTGGCATCCACCATTTAATTTAGCACAAATTCCTCGTCTAATTGATCAAGAAATTCAACGCGGACGCATGGGAGTTTTGTTTTATCAAAAACATCCCACTTGGGAAGTAAAAATGATGATTCAAATGACATGGTTTCATCGCTTACTTTGGGGCATTCTTTCGCTTAATGGCGCGTTGAATGAAAGGACGATGGCTCCTTTTTTGCAATGGTTGATTGATTTGGGTAAGCCGCAGTTGGCTTTGGAAATTGCGCGAATTTTTCTGAATTGGTATAACGTCAAGGGTGTTTACGCGGCTTATCAGGAGATGGGGAAAGGAGAATAA